One window of Rhizobium leguminosarum genomic DNA carries:
- the dmeR gene encoding Ni(II)/Co(II)-sensing transcriptional repressor DmeR, protein MAHTTLQKKKLVARVSRLKGQMEAVERALEAERPCGEILQLLASVRGALTGLTGEVLDDHLREHVLNAADDASRAEAVEEISEVLRTYIR, encoded by the coding sequence ATGGCCCATACCACCCTGCAGAAAAAGAAGCTCGTCGCCCGTGTCAGCCGCCTGAAGGGGCAGATGGAGGCGGTTGAGCGGGCGCTCGAGGCCGAGCGCCCCTGCGGCGAGATCCTGCAGCTGCTTGCCTCCGTCCGCGGCGCCCTGACCGGGCTGACCGGTGAGGTTTTGGACGATCACCTGCGCGAACATGTGCTGAATGCCGCCGACGACGCGTCAAGGGCCGAGGCGGTCGAGGAAATATCGGAAGTCTTGCGAACCTATATCCGCTGA
- a CDS encoding GNAT family N-acetyltransferase, translated as MTEIEDSEISLMRPSVVTIRAAKPRDLPELNAMIALLAAHHGDAAGTTPEQLERDLFGPLPWITALVAETDEGLIGYAILVPLYRAQEGKRGMDLHHLFVRDGHRGHGTGQLLVDRARETARNAGCGYLSVSAATGNVLAHRFYEQMDFTPRPVTGMRYMQSIA; from the coding sequence ATGACCGAAATCGAAGACAGCGAAATTTCATTGATGCGCCCATCGGTGGTGACGATCCGCGCCGCCAAGCCGCGCGACCTGCCCGAACTCAACGCGATGATTGCCCTGCTTGCCGCCCATCACGGCGATGCGGCGGGAACAACGCCCGAGCAGTTGGAGCGCGACCTGTTCGGCCCGCTGCCGTGGATCACGGCGCTCGTTGCCGAAACCGACGAAGGGCTGATCGGCTACGCCATTCTGGTGCCGCTCTACAGAGCGCAAGAGGGAAAGCGCGGCATGGACCTGCACCATCTCTTCGTGCGCGACGGCCATCGCGGTCATGGCACCGGCCAGTTGCTCGTCGACCGAGCCCGCGAGACCGCGCGCAATGCCGGCTGCGGCTACCTCTCCGTGAGCGCCGCGACCGGAAACGTGCTGGCGCACCGCTTCTACGAACAGATGGATTTCACCCCGCGTCCGGTGACCGGCATGCGCTATATGCAGTCGATCGCTTGA
- a CDS encoding cytochrome c — protein sequence MIRRFIRLLLCLIGVAVLGGGAFYLVTAPDPLPESHWAGLGAPDPANGQMVFWAGGCVSCHSAPGSEGDARLTLSGGLALKSPFGTFHVPNISPDEKAGIGAWTLADFGNAMKRGVGPDGQHLYPSFPYGSYSRMSDKDVNDLFAFLKSLPKSANVAAPHELPFPFNIRLALGGWKFLYFNDQQRVALAKSDDKIKRGQYLVEGPGHCGECHTPRDALGGFQADQWLAGAPNPEGKGRIPDITPASKSIGGWSEADIASYLETGFTPDFDTAGGSMVEVQQNIARLLAADREAIAAYLKAVPSR from the coding sequence ATGATCCGCAGGTTCATCCGGTTACTGCTCTGTCTGATCGGTGTCGCCGTGCTCGGCGGGGGCGCCTTCTATCTCGTGACCGCGCCCGATCCGCTGCCGGAAAGCCATTGGGCGGGTCTCGGCGCCCCGGATCCGGCCAACGGCCAGATGGTGTTCTGGGCCGGCGGCTGCGTCAGCTGTCATTCAGCCCCCGGCTCCGAGGGCGATGCCAGACTGACGCTGTCAGGCGGCCTGGCGCTGAAGAGCCCTTTCGGCACCTTCCACGTGCCGAATATCTCGCCCGATGAAAAGGCTGGCATCGGCGCCTGGACGCTCGCCGATTTCGGCAACGCGATGAAGCGCGGCGTCGGCCCTGATGGCCAGCACCTTTATCCGTCCTTTCCCTATGGCTCCTATTCCCGCATGAGCGACAAGGACGTCAACGATCTCTTCGCCTTCCTGAAAAGCCTGCCGAAGAGCGCAAACGTAGCGGCCCCGCATGAGCTGCCGTTCCCGTTCAATATCCGGCTGGCGCTCGGCGGCTGGAAATTTCTCTATTTCAACGACCAGCAGCGCGTCGCACTGGCAAAGAGCGACGACAAGATCAAGCGCGGCCAATATCTCGTCGAAGGTCCCGGCCATTGCGGCGAATGCCATACGCCGCGCGATGCGCTCGGCGGTTTCCAGGCAGATCAGTGGCTCGCCGGCGCCCCCAATCCGGAAGGCAAGGGGCGCATACCCGATATCACCCCGGCCTCCAAGAGCATCGGCGGCTGGAGCGAGGCCGATATCGCCAGCTACCTCGAAACCGGCTTCACGCCAGATTTCGACACAGCCGGCGGCTCGATGGTCGAGGTGCAGCAGAACATCGCCCGTCTGCTGGCCGCCGACCGCGAGGCGATCGCCGCCTATCTGAAGGCTGTGCCGAGCCGTTGA
- a CDS encoding c-type cytochrome yields the protein MNWKAVAAAAAMAGIAFGSVTAADGTHDSRIALMKQVGGAAGVLGAIAKGTKPYDAEAVKAALTTIAATAKVFPDQFKPGTETGDEEASPKIWENMDDFKARAAKLSADAETALAQLPADEAAVGATVDTLGASCGGCHKAYRLKK from the coding sequence ATGAATTGGAAAGCAGTAGCTGCCGCCGCAGCGATGGCAGGAATAGCCTTCGGTTCGGTGACCGCCGCCGACGGCACCCATGATTCGCGCATTGCCCTGATGAAGCAGGTCGGCGGGGCGGCAGGCGTCTTGGGAGCCATCGCCAAGGGCACCAAGCCCTATGACGCCGAGGCGGTGAAGGCGGCGCTGACGACGATTGCCGCAACGGCCAAGGTTTTTCCCGATCAGTTCAAGCCGGGCACGGAAACGGGCGACGAAGAAGCGAGCCCGAAAATCTGGGAAAACATGGATGATTTCAAGGCGCGCGCCGCGAAGCTCTCCGCCGATGCCGAGACCGCGCTCGCCCAGCTTCCGGCCGATGAAGCGGCTGTCGGCGCCACGGTCGACACGCTCGGCGCCAGTTGCGGCGGCTGTCACAAGGCCTATCGCCTCAAGAAGTGA
- a CDS encoding LysE family translocator, with the protein MNYHENLWLFFILLFGIIIVPGMDMLFVLANSLTGGVRRGLAATGGIMAGGVVHSAYGAAGVGLLVTMLPQLFNLLLVAGVAYMVWIGISLIRSSITVDAVGPGMARSGWRAFRQGAVTCLVNPKAYIFMFAVYPQFLKPEYGPVWMQGLIMGAMTVATQFAIYGTLAMTAGRSRDLLVANPDATAFVGRFAGLLLVAVSALSLWQGWKSA; encoded by the coding sequence ATGAACTACCACGAAAACCTCTGGCTCTTCTTCATCCTTCTCTTCGGCATCATCATCGTGCCGGGCATGGATATGCTGTTCGTGCTCGCCAATTCGCTGACCGGCGGCGTCAGGCGTGGGCTGGCGGCGACCGGCGGCATCATGGCCGGCGGTGTGGTGCATTCGGCCTATGGCGCGGCCGGCGTCGGCCTGCTCGTCACCATGCTGCCACAGCTTTTCAACCTGCTGCTCGTTGCCGGCGTCGCCTACATGGTCTGGATCGGCATTTCGCTGATCCGCAGTTCGATCACCGTCGACGCAGTCGGGCCGGGAATGGCGCGTTCCGGCTGGCGGGCTTTCCGCCAGGGGGCCGTGACCTGTCTCGTCAATCCCAAGGCCTATATTTTCATGTTCGCGGTCTATCCGCAGTTCCTGAAGCCGGAATATGGCCCGGTCTGGATGCAGGGGCTGATTATGGGCGCCATGACGGTTGCCACCCAGTTCGCCATCTACGGCACACTGGCGATGACGGCCGGCCGCAGCCGCGACCTGCTCGTCGCAAACCCCGATGCCACGGCCTTCGTCGGCCGCTTCGCCGGACTGCTGCTGGTTGCAGTCTCCGCGCTCAGCCTCTGGCAGGGGTGGAAAAGCGCCTGA
- a CDS encoding helix-turn-helix transcriptional regulator: MRKASRLFEIIQILRLARKPMTAAVMAETLEVTVRSIYRDIAALQAMRVPIEGGRGIGYIMRPGFDLPPLMFSIEEMEAIVLSLALLERTADEELKQAARRVNRKISGAVPAPLRQAMDSKALYAWGSIAQPAGFDLAIVRRAIRDERKLMLGYRDEFGRATERAIRPIALIYYSQTANIVAWCELRQAIRNFRCDRVEHCTARDEFFKGDGDRLRELWTSGWTEKAVPA, encoded by the coding sequence ATGCGCAAGGCCTCACGGCTTTTCGAGATCATTCAGATCCTCAGGCTTGCCAGAAAGCCGATGACGGCGGCGGTGATGGCCGAGACGCTTGAGGTGACCGTGCGCTCGATCTATCGCGACATCGCAGCCCTTCAGGCGATGCGGGTGCCGATCGAGGGCGGGCGCGGCATCGGCTACATCATGCGGCCGGGCTTCGACCTGCCGCCGCTGATGTTCTCGATCGAGGAAATGGAGGCGATCGTGTTGTCGCTGGCGCTGCTCGAACGGACGGCCGACGAGGAGCTGAAGCAGGCGGCGCGCCGGGTCAACCGGAAGATATCAGGCGCCGTGCCGGCACCGCTGCGCCAGGCGATGGACAGCAAGGCGCTCTATGCCTGGGGCTCGATCGCGCAGCCGGCGGGCTTCGATCTTGCGATCGTGCGCCGGGCGATCCGTGACGAGCGCAAACTGATGCTCGGCTACCGCGACGAGTTCGGCCGCGCGACGGAGCGGGCGATCCGGCCGATCGCGCTGATCTATTATTCGCAGACCGCCAATATCGTCGCCTGGTGCGAGCTGCGCCAGGCGATCCGCAATTTCCGCTGCGACCGGGTGGAACACTGCACGGCGCGTGACGAGTTCTTCAAGGGCGACGGCGACAGGTTGCGGGAGTTGTGGACCAGTGGCTGGACGGAGAAGGCTGTGCCTGCGTGA
- a CDS encoding metallophosphoesterase: protein MSSSALPPFCFGIIADPQYAAIAPHAAMDRYYANSLAKVAEAIEVFNGEELSFVMTLGDVIDRSFPSFDDILPVYGKLRHEALFLLGNHDFSVSSEHLSEISTRLGMPSPYYSFSRHGWRFIVLDGNEVSTFAPPEGHPHRALAAKMLAELRARGERNAHPWNGALSDEQFAWLGDEIASAAAAGEKVIVMNHYPVYPAGEHDMWDCDHIVALLAAHDNVVAYLNGHNHAGNYGKVGACHFVNFKGVVDTETENAFAIVELHPDRIEIRGFGREESRTLVY, encoded by the coding sequence ATGTCTTCTTCTGCTCTTCCCCCGTTCTGCTTCGGCATCATCGCCGACCCGCAATATGCGGCAATCGCCCCGCATGCGGCCATGGACCGCTATTACGCCAACAGCCTTGCCAAAGTCGCCGAGGCGATCGAGGTCTTCAATGGCGAAGAGTTGAGCTTCGTCATGACGCTCGGCGATGTCATCGACCGCAGCTTCCCAAGCTTCGACGATATCCTGCCGGTCTACGGGAAGCTGAGGCATGAGGCACTCTTCCTGCTCGGCAATCACGATTTCTCGGTCTCCTCGGAGCATCTCTCCGAGATCTCCACCCGTCTCGGCATGCCGTCGCCCTATTACAGCTTTTCGCGCCACGGCTGGCGTTTCATCGTGCTCGACGGCAACGAGGTCAGCACCTTCGCGCCGCCCGAAGGCCATCCGCATCGGGCGCTGGCGGCAAAGATGTTGGCGGAACTGCGGGCGAGGGGCGAAAGAAACGCCCATCCGTGGAACGGCGCGCTGAGCGACGAGCAGTTCGCCTGGCTCGGCGATGAGATCGCAAGCGCTGCCGCGGCCGGCGAGAAGGTGATCGTCATGAACCACTATCCGGTCTATCCCGCCGGCGAGCACGATATGTGGGACTGCGACCACATTGTCGCGCTGCTCGCCGCGCACGACAACGTCGTCGCCTATTTGAACGGCCATAACCACGCCGGCAATTACGGCAAGGTCGGCGCCTGCCACTTCGTCAATTTCAAGGGCGTGGTCGACACCGAGACCGAAAACGCCTTCGCGATCGTCGAGCTCCACCCCGACCGAATCGAAATCCGCGGCTTCGGCCGCGAAGAGAGCCGGACGCTGGTTTATTAG
- a CDS encoding superoxide dismutase, protein MAFELPELPYDYEALAPFMSKETLEFHHDKHHKAYVDNGNKLAAEAGLSNLSLEDVVKKSFGTNAGLFNNAAQHYNHIHFWKWMKKGGGGNKLPGKLEAAFTSDLGGYDKFKADFATAGATQFGSGWAWVSVKNGKLEISKTPNGENPLVHGASPILGVDVWEHSYYIDYRNARPKYLDAFVDSLINWDYVLERYEEATK, encoded by the coding sequence ATGGCTTTCGAATTGCCTGAACTTCCCTATGATTACGAAGCGCTTGCTCCCTTCATGTCGAAGGAAACGCTGGAGTTTCACCACGACAAGCACCATAAGGCCTATGTCGACAACGGCAACAAGCTTGCCGCCGAAGCTGGTCTTTCGAATCTCTCGCTCGAAGACGTCGTGAAGAAGTCGTTCGGCACCAATGCCGGCCTCTTCAACAACGCTGCCCAGCACTACAACCACATCCATTTCTGGAAGTGGATGAAGAAGGGCGGCGGCGGCAACAAGCTGCCGGGCAAGCTCGAAGCGGCCTTTACGTCCGATCTCGGCGGCTATGACAAGTTCAAGGCCGATTTCGCCACTGCCGGCGCCACCCAGTTCGGCTCCGGCTGGGCCTGGGTTTCCGTCAAGAACGGCAAGCTCGAAATCTCCAAGACCCCGAACGGCGAAAACCCGCTGGTTCACGGCGCCAGCCCAATCCTCGGCGTCGACGTCTGGGAACACTCCTACTACATCGACTATCGCAACGCCCGCCCGAAGTATCTCGACGCCTTCGTCGATAGCCTGATCAACTGGGACTACGTCCTGGAACGCTACGAAGAAGCCACGAAGTAA
- a CDS encoding class I SAM-dependent methyltransferase: MSELRSSAEDQQKIYQRWAPVYDRVYRGLLRDGHRKLAALAAAVGTDILEIGVGTGLTLGHYPSRCRVTGIDISEHMIARAREKAKREDLQHVQALDVIDAHALSFADRSFDAVCLPFVITLIPEPERALDECARVLRPGGEIILASKLGDGTGLQGAIEAAVAPLVRHIGWSSAFRLHRILAWAERRGDFSAVEILPVFPNGFFKIVRLKQRGLSA, translated from the coding sequence ATGTCAGAGCTTCGCAGCAGCGCTGAAGATCAACAGAAAATCTATCAACGCTGGGCACCGGTCTATGACCGCGTCTATCGCGGCCTTCTCCGTGATGGCCACCGCAAGCTGGCGGCACTTGCCGCCGCGGTCGGCACCGATATTCTGGAAATCGGCGTCGGCACCGGCCTGACGCTCGGGCACTATCCCAGCCGCTGCCGGGTGACCGGCATCGACATTTCCGAACACATGATCGCCCGGGCCCGCGAAAAGGCGAAACGCGAGGATCTGCAGCACGTCCAGGCGCTCGATGTGATTGATGCGCATGCGCTGAGCTTTGCCGACCGGTCTTTCGATGCGGTTTGCCTGCCCTTCGTCATCACCCTGATCCCCGAGCCCGAGCGAGCGCTCGACGAATGCGCCAGGGTGCTGCGGCCGGGCGGCGAAATCATCCTGGCCAGCAAGCTTGGCGACGGCACCGGTTTGCAGGGCGCGATCGAGGCGGCGGTGGCGCCGCTGGTGCGTCACATCGGCTGGTCCTCCGCCTTCCGGCTCCATCGCATCCTTGCCTGGGCCGAGCGGCGTGGCGATTTCTCCGCCGTCGAAATCCTGCCGGTCTTTCCGAACGGATTCTTCAAGATCGTCCGGCTGAAACAGCGCGGACTTTCCGCCTGA
- a CDS encoding sulfite exporter TauE/SafE family protein codes for MTSDIFFFIVVGFCAQIVDGALGMAFGVLSTTSLLAFGVPAVNASAMTHVAEMFTTAASGISHAYHRNVDWRLVARLAPAGMIGGAIGAYLLANIDGKVIAPFVSAYLIAIGLLILYKAFQPPAKREVRDWAVPPVGFCGGVLDAIGGGGWGPVVTSTLIGRGHDLKRVIGSTNFTEFAVTLTISLTFILTLGWSELNSAIGLIIGGVIAAPFGAILVKRLPVRPLMVAVSMVIIVTSAIRIL; via the coding sequence ATGACATCGGATATCTTCTTCTTCATCGTGGTGGGCTTCTGCGCGCAGATCGTCGACGGCGCACTCGGCATGGCCTTCGGCGTGCTGTCGACGACGAGCCTTCTGGCCTTCGGCGTGCCGGCGGTCAATGCCAGCGCCATGACGCATGTGGCGGAAATGTTCACCACGGCCGCGTCGGGCATTTCGCATGCCTATCATCGCAATGTCGACTGGCGTCTGGTGGCGCGGCTGGCACCGGCCGGCATGATCGGCGGCGCAATCGGCGCCTATCTGCTGGCCAATATCGACGGCAAGGTGATCGCGCCCTTCGTGTCGGCCTATCTGATCGCGATCGGCCTGTTGATCCTCTACAAGGCTTTTCAGCCACCGGCGAAGCGCGAGGTGCGCGACTGGGCGGTGCCGCCCGTCGGGTTTTGCGGCGGCGTGCTCGATGCGATCGGCGGCGGCGGATGGGGACCTGTCGTCACCAGCACGCTGATCGGGCGCGGCCACGACCTGAAACGGGTGATCGGCTCGACCAATTTCACCGAATTCGCGGTGACGCTGACGATTTCGCTGACCTTCATCCTGACGCTCGGCTGGTCGGAACTCAATTCGGCGATCGGCCTGATCATCGGCGGCGTCATTGCCGCCCCCTTTGGCGCCATCCTCGTCAAGCGGCTGCCGGTGCGGCCGTTGATGGTGGCGGTCTCGATGGTCATCATCGTCACCTCGGCAATCCGGATCCTGTAA
- a CDS encoding nuclear transport factor 2 family protein, with protein sequence MNDMRTRQQTVRDLYAAYLEDRKDKVGAMLTEDFTFSSPRDDHIDRATYFERCWPKEPFFRAIHIEFLAVDGDEAVVRYRAEKLDGGSFSNIESLHFRGDKIASVEVYFGRNL encoded by the coding sequence ATGAACGACATGCGCACGAGGCAACAGACAGTCCGCGATCTCTACGCCGCCTATCTCGAAGACCGCAAGGATAAAGTCGGCGCCATGCTGACGGAGGATTTCACCTTCTCCAGTCCGCGTGACGATCATATCGACCGGGCCACGTATTTCGAGCGCTGCTGGCCGAAGGAGCCGTTCTTCCGCGCTATCCACATCGAGTTCCTGGCGGTCGACGGCGACGAGGCGGTTGTTCGCTACCGTGCCGAAAAACTCGACGGCGGCAGCTTTAGCAACATCGAAAGCCTTCATTTCCGCGGCGACAAGATCGCCTCCGTGGAAGTGTATTTCGGCCGCAATCTCTGA